One genomic region from Apodemus sylvaticus chromosome 1, mApoSyl1.1, whole genome shotgun sequence encodes:
- the LOC127682743 gene encoding major allergen I polypeptide chain 1-like gives MKLAGALVLLGDVLFLTSGGDCGLCPVIETKVELFFLGTLEDYLKHVKAYTNNTVLLEEAERMKNCVYSKLTEEDKTHIANVIERIKASHFC, from the exons ATGAAACTCGCTGGTGCTCTGGTGCTCCTCGGGGATGTCCTGTTCCTGACTTCAGGAGGAG ATTGTGGCCTTTGCCCAGTTATAGAGACAAAAGTTGAACTATTTTTTCTCGGGACCTTAGAAGACTACCTTAAGCATGTGAAAGCATACACTAATAATACTGTCTTACTGGAAGAGGCTGAAAGAATGAAGAACTGTGTCTATAGCAAGTtgacagaggaagacaagacACACATAGCCAATGTCATT gAAAGAATTAAAGCCAGCCACTTTTGTTGA